Proteins found in one Trueperella pyogenes genomic segment:
- a CDS encoding ASCH domain-containing protein — translation MTDLPIEPTDADLEAFWTHAIIAGRLNPIDAVGGQTDVVSLQPGAFAFGTTRRQANELAERVLAGDKTATSSFRAAYDVAGQPLPTVDDMWILCDGEGCPRALLRNTAVVVNPFGEIGADIASAEGEGDLTAWRADHEAFFTSEGSEIGYTFDPAGDVVTEFFTVLYANEQTR, via the coding sequence ATGACTGATCTTCCCATTGAACCCACCGACGCGGACCTCGAAGCGTTCTGGACCCACGCGATTATCGCCGGTCGCCTCAATCCGATCGACGCCGTGGGTGGGCAAACCGACGTGGTCTCGCTGCAGCCGGGCGCGTTCGCGTTCGGGACGACGCGGCGGCAGGCCAACGAGCTCGCCGAGCGGGTCCTTGCAGGAGACAAGACCGCCACGAGTAGCTTCCGGGCCGCCTACGACGTCGCGGGCCAGCCCCTGCCGACCGTGGACGACATGTGGATTTTGTGCGACGGCGAAGGGTGCCCGCGCGCACTGCTGCGCAACACCGCTGTGGTGGTGAATCCATTTGGTGAGATTGGCGCTGATATTGCCAGCGCTGAGGGCGAAGGTGACCTGACGGCGTGGCGTGCCGACCATGAAGCGTTCTTCACCTCCGAGGGCAGTGAGATTGGCTACACGTTTGACCCTGCGGGCGATGTGGTGACCGAGTTTTTCACGGTACTTTACGCCAACGA